One part of the Ziziphus jujuba cultivar Dongzao chromosome 2, ASM3175591v1 genome encodes these proteins:
- the LOC107418538 gene encoding uncharacterized protein LOC107418538 isoform X2, whose amino-acid sequence MAIELKLSRTSRVYRPSEAVEGKIIVKSNSSISHYGIRLNVNGSVNLQVRGGPLGAVESLYGVVKPIPIVNKTVEVKPSGTISSGTTEIPFSVILRKQGEENLEKFYETFHGANISIQYLLTVDIMRGYLHRSLSSTVEFIVESDKGDLLERPISPEVILFYITQDTQRHPLLPELKSGGFRVTGRMTTECVITDAISGELTVEASAVPIGSIDILLFCVESILLGERIATKTSLIQTTQIADGDVCRNMTLPIYVILPRLLTCPTIFAGPFSIEFKVSIVINFQSKLSKLHSKSDPGTPRLWSAMETLPLELVRAK is encoded by the exons ATGGCGATTGAGCTCAAGCTTTCCCGAACGAGTCGCGTGTATCGCCCTTCT GAAGCTGTTGAAGGCAAAATCATTGTCAAGTCTAATTCTTCAATTTCCCATTATGGAATACGTCTCAATGTCAATGGATCCGTCAACTTGCAG GTTCGTGGAGGACCACTAGGGGCTGTCGAATCTCTTTATGGTGTTGTCAAGCCTATCCCCATTGT GAATAAGACTGTTGAGGTTAAACCTTCTGGGACGATCAGTTCAGGTACAACAGAG ATACCGTTTTCTGTGATTCTCCGGAAGCAAGGAGAAGAAAACTTAGAAAAATTTTATGAGACCTTCCATGGAGCCAATATTAGTATTCAG TATTTGTTAACTGTAGATATAATGAGAGGATACCTCCACAGATCATTATCTTCTACAGTGGAATTCATAGTTGAAAGTGATAAAG GTGATCTTCTTGAGCGGCCAATTTCTCCTGAGGtgatattattttacattactCAGGACACTCAAAGACATCCTCTACTTCCTGAATTGAAATCAG GAGGATTTCGAGTGACAGGAAGAATGACCACGGAATGTGTTATAACAGATGCCATTAGTGGTGAACTCACAGTAGAAGCATCTGCGGTTCCCATCGGTTCCATTGATATACTCTTATTTTGTGTAGAGTCAATTCTTCTCGGGGAGAGAATTGCGACTAAAACATCTCTTATTCAGACTACCCAG ATAGCAGATGGAGATGTTTGTCGGAATATGACACTGCCCATTTATGTTATACTCCCCCGCCTTTTAACTTGTCCAACAATTTTCGCCGG CCCATTTTCAATTGAATTCAAAGTTTCAATAGTGATAAACTTTCAATCAAAACTGTCCAAGTTACATTCGAAATCTGATCCTGGAACTCCTAGATTGTGG TCGGCGATGGAAACTTTACCACTTGAACTGGTTCGAGCAAAGTGA
- the LOC107418538 gene encoding uncharacterized protein LOC107418538 isoform X4, whose amino-acid sequence MVLSSLSPLSGIRLLRLNLLGRSVQIPFSVILRKQGEENLEKFYETFHGANISIQYLLTVDIMRGYLHRSLSSTVEFIVESDKGDLLERPISPEVILFYITQDTQRHPLLPELKSGGFRVTGRMTTECVITDAISGELTVEASAVPIGSIDILLFCVESILLGERIATKTSLIQTTQIADGDVCRNMTLPIYVILPRLLTCPTIFAGPFSIEFKVSIVINFQSKLSKLHSKSDPGTPRLWSAMETLPLELVRAK is encoded by the exons ATGGTGTTGTCAAGCCTATCCCCATTGT CAGGAATAAGACTGTTGAGGTTAAACCTTCTGGGACGATCAGTTCAG ATACCGTTTTCTGTGATTCTCCGGAAGCAAGGAGAAGAAAACTTAGAAAAATTTTATGAGACCTTCCATGGAGCCAATATTAGTATTCAG TATTTGTTAACTGTAGATATAATGAGAGGATACCTCCACAGATCATTATCTTCTACAGTGGAATTCATAGTTGAAAGTGATAAAG GTGATCTTCTTGAGCGGCCAATTTCTCCTGAGGtgatattattttacattactCAGGACACTCAAAGACATCCTCTACTTCCTGAATTGAAATCAG GAGGATTTCGAGTGACAGGAAGAATGACCACGGAATGTGTTATAACAGATGCCATTAGTGGTGAACTCACAGTAGAAGCATCTGCGGTTCCCATCGGTTCCATTGATATACTCTTATTTTGTGTAGAGTCAATTCTTCTCGGGGAGAGAATTGCGACTAAAACATCTCTTATTCAGACTACCCAG ATAGCAGATGGAGATGTTTGTCGGAATATGACACTGCCCATTTATGTTATACTCCCCCGCCTTTTAACTTGTCCAACAATTTTCGCCGG CCCATTTTCAATTGAATTCAAAGTTTCAATAGTGATAAACTTTCAATCAAAACTGTCCAAGTTACATTCGAAATCTGATCCTGGAACTCCTAGATTGTGG TCGGCGATGGAAACTTTACCACTTGAACTGGTTCGAGCAAAGTGA
- the LOC107418538 gene encoding uncharacterized protein LOC107418538 isoform X1: MAIELKLSRTSRVYRPSEAVEGKIIVKSNSSISHYGIRLNVNGSVNLQVRGGPLGAVESLYGVVKPIPIVRNKTVEVKPSGTISSGTTEIPFSVILRKQGEENLEKFYETFHGANISIQYLLTVDIMRGYLHRSLSSTVEFIVESDKGDLLERPISPEVILFYITQDTQRHPLLPELKSGGFRVTGRMTTECVITDAISGELTVEASAVPIGSIDILLFCVESILLGERIATKTSLIQTTQIADGDVCRNMTLPIYVILPRLLTCPTIFAGPFSIEFKVSIVINFQSKLSKLHSKSDPGTPRLWSAMETLPLELVRAK, from the exons ATGGCGATTGAGCTCAAGCTTTCCCGAACGAGTCGCGTGTATCGCCCTTCT GAAGCTGTTGAAGGCAAAATCATTGTCAAGTCTAATTCTTCAATTTCCCATTATGGAATACGTCTCAATGTCAATGGATCCGTCAACTTGCAG GTTCGTGGAGGACCACTAGGGGCTGTCGAATCTCTTTATGGTGTTGTCAAGCCTATCCCCATTGT CAGGAATAAGACTGTTGAGGTTAAACCTTCTGGGACGATCAGTTCAGGTACAACAGAG ATACCGTTTTCTGTGATTCTCCGGAAGCAAGGAGAAGAAAACTTAGAAAAATTTTATGAGACCTTCCATGGAGCCAATATTAGTATTCAG TATTTGTTAACTGTAGATATAATGAGAGGATACCTCCACAGATCATTATCTTCTACAGTGGAATTCATAGTTGAAAGTGATAAAG GTGATCTTCTTGAGCGGCCAATTTCTCCTGAGGtgatattattttacattactCAGGACACTCAAAGACATCCTCTACTTCCTGAATTGAAATCAG GAGGATTTCGAGTGACAGGAAGAATGACCACGGAATGTGTTATAACAGATGCCATTAGTGGTGAACTCACAGTAGAAGCATCTGCGGTTCCCATCGGTTCCATTGATATACTCTTATTTTGTGTAGAGTCAATTCTTCTCGGGGAGAGAATTGCGACTAAAACATCTCTTATTCAGACTACCCAG ATAGCAGATGGAGATGTTTGTCGGAATATGACACTGCCCATTTATGTTATACTCCCCCGCCTTTTAACTTGTCCAACAATTTTCGCCGG CCCATTTTCAATTGAATTCAAAGTTTCAATAGTGATAAACTTTCAATCAAAACTGTCCAAGTTACATTCGAAATCTGATCCTGGAACTCCTAGATTGTGG TCGGCGATGGAAACTTTACCACTTGAACTGGTTCGAGCAAAGTGA
- the LOC107418538 gene encoding uncharacterized protein LOC107418538 isoform X3: protein MEYVSMSMDPSTCRNKTVEVKPSGTISSGTTEIPFSVILRKQGEENLEKFYETFHGANISIQYLLTVDIMRGYLHRSLSSTVEFIVESDKGDLLERPISPEVILFYITQDTQRHPLLPELKSGGFRVTGRMTTECVITDAISGELTVEASAVPIGSIDILLFCVESILLGERIATKTSLIQTTQIADGDVCRNMTLPIYVILPRLLTCPTIFAGPFSIEFKVSIVINFQSKLSKLHSKSDPGTPRLWSAMETLPLELVRAK, encoded by the exons ATGGAATACGTCTCAATGTCAATGGATCCGTCAACTTGCAG GAATAAGACTGTTGAGGTTAAACCTTCTGGGACGATCAGTTCAGGTACAACAGAG ATACCGTTTTCTGTGATTCTCCGGAAGCAAGGAGAAGAAAACTTAGAAAAATTTTATGAGACCTTCCATGGAGCCAATATTAGTATTCAG TATTTGTTAACTGTAGATATAATGAGAGGATACCTCCACAGATCATTATCTTCTACAGTGGAATTCATAGTTGAAAGTGATAAAG GTGATCTTCTTGAGCGGCCAATTTCTCCTGAGGtgatattattttacattactCAGGACACTCAAAGACATCCTCTACTTCCTGAATTGAAATCAG GAGGATTTCGAGTGACAGGAAGAATGACCACGGAATGTGTTATAACAGATGCCATTAGTGGTGAACTCACAGTAGAAGCATCTGCGGTTCCCATCGGTTCCATTGATATACTCTTATTTTGTGTAGAGTCAATTCTTCTCGGGGAGAGAATTGCGACTAAAACATCTCTTATTCAGACTACCCAG ATAGCAGATGGAGATGTTTGTCGGAATATGACACTGCCCATTTATGTTATACTCCCCCGCCTTTTAACTTGTCCAACAATTTTCGCCGG CCCATTTTCAATTGAATTCAAAGTTTCAATAGTGATAAACTTTCAATCAAAACTGTCCAAGTTACATTCGAAATCTGATCCTGGAACTCCTAGATTGTGG TCGGCGATGGAAACTTTACCACTTGAACTGGTTCGAGCAAAGTGA
- the LOC107418508 gene encoding uncharacterized protein LOC107418508 — protein sequence MADQNQKPEIFELNNGTMSVSITNFGCTITSLSLPGKDGKLADVVLGFDSLEPYLKGAAPYFGCIVGRVANRIKNGKFTLNGVEYSLPINKPPNSLHGGHKGYDKQIWQVTDYKKDGNPSITFKYHSRDGEEGYPGDVSLTATYTLTSSTTMRLDMEAVSENKPTPINLAQHTYWNLAGHNSGNVLDHFIQIWANHITPVDENTIPTGEILPVKGTPFDFTTEKKIGKDIKEVGLGYDHNYVLDCGDEKSGLKHAAKVRDPLSSRVLNLWTNAPGMQFYTANYVSGINGKGGAVYDKHAGLCLETQGFPNAINQPNFPSVVVQPGEKYKHSMLFEFSIE from the exons ATGGCGGATCAGAATCAGAAGCCCGAAATCTTCGAGCTCAACAATGGAACCATGAGTGTTTCTATCACCAACTTCGGCTGCACCATCACCTCCTTGTCTCTTCCCGGCAAAGatg GAAAATTGGCCGATGTTGTTCTTGGATTCGACTCCCTCGAGCCTTATCTG AAAGGTGCTGCTCCTTATTTTGGCTGCATTGTTGGTCGGGTCGCTAATAGAATCAAGAATGGAAAATTCACTCTCAATGGGGTCGAATATTCTTTGCCTATCAACAAACCTCCAAATAGTCTCCATG GTGGGCACAAGGGGTATGATAAGCAGATATGGCAGGTTACTGACTACAAAAAAGATGGGAACCCATCCATCACTTTCAAGTATCATAGTCGTGATGGGGAGGAag GTTACCCAGGGGATGTCTCCTTGACTGCAACTTACACACTTACATCAAGCACAACAATGAGACTCGACATGGAAGCGGTGTCTGAAAACAAGCCGACTCCAATCAATTTAGCTCAGCATACCTACTGGAACTTAGCTGGTCACAACTCAGGGAATGTACTCGACCATTTTATTCAGATATGGGCAAACCATATTACACCTGTAGATGAAAACACCATCCCAACAGGTGAAATCTTGCCAGTTAAAGGCACTCCCTTTGATTTCACCACTGAGAAGAAGATTGGCAAGGATATCAAGGAAGTTGGCTTGGGTTATGACCACAACTATGTGCTCGACTGTGGGGATGAGAAATCGGGTTTGAAACATGCTGCGAAAGTGAGGGACCCCTTGAGCTCTAGGGTGCTTAACTTGTGGACCAATGCCCCTGGAATGCAGTTTTACACTGCAAACTATGTCAGTGGAATCAATGGTAAAGGAGGCGCTGTTTATGACAAGCATGCAGGTCTCTGTTTGGAGACGCAAGGATTCCCAAACGCTATAAACCAGCCAAACTTCCCTTCTGTTGTTGTTCAACCTGGTGAGAAGTACAAACACAGCATGTTGTTCGAGTTTTCAATTGAGTGA